The Prevotella sp. oral taxon 299 str. F0039 genome has a segment encoding these proteins:
- a CDS encoding DUF4922 domain-containing protein produces the protein MINHIDYFLPGEGLLNSPDTLIKVANEIEITSVYALMKDEHLGSELNKKNIKVVCFHDFLSTEMLHQLVEYATSPYILLNLKNAFIEWGYNALSRMIQVAKDTEAEIVYADHYDIIEGKIQKHPLINYHIGSVRDDFDFGQLVLIKTQALKEFLYSSKEESYKYAGWYSFRLFAGANNKIIHIDEYLYTKIETDNRKSGEKQFDYVNAAFREIQIDMEKAFTAFLDKQKLLVNIANYQPIQFNDYHFNLEASVIIPVFNREKTISDAVLSALNQQTSFGFNVIVIDNHSTDGTTKILSELSKSYLNLVHLIPERFDLGIGGCWNYAINSTHCGKFAVQLDSDDLYSSSSTLQKVIDAFYKQKAAMIIGSYRICNFELETLPPGLIDHKEWTDNNGSNNALRINGLGAPRAFYTPILREIGFPNTSYGEDYAVGLRISRDYKIGRIYDELYLCRRWGGNSDSALSIEKVNANNLYKDKIRTIEILARLNKNTSNNNSLVNSSLKRFFNQQLSHWKEVENRYKKLSEIEIKTLEIGENYVKLQHNPSRLVSTGASISKADIEQRPCFLCKKQRPEEQLVKQFDSRFEILVNPFPILPIHFTIASTQHQPQRIYSNIDEVYHFLCEFPEMMLFYNGPLSGASAPDHLHFQAGTNGILPLQNDWNRLKNDIKPLVSVNEQEQLGFINTFIIPVFVIKYQQRQSQVELFKLLYNSLKATQAETEEPMMNIVSWRTEKEFITIVIPREKHRPECYYAKDSLQHMISPGALDMSGLIITPRKEDFETLSATEAVSIIQECGFTSEKANHICDVIERNKHLKSTSLSTELLSEQPTISVGILCDKQIDIILNDVYTAKGQSAQGIQSLIFDDGGILWNDKNYQEITFHPQTSNASFTLKNVSIGINFHWERKEEQTFEGALKLIIDSDKIWAINILPLENYLSSVISSEMSAMSSLELLKAHSVISRSWLLNQIEKHNQSKSEQSNNFFSFTKTDKEIVRWYDREDHSLFDVCADDHCQRYQGISKGITPNVAKAIKETTGEVLLSNNEICDARFSKCCGGATEEYQYCWDNNSKDYLIALKDDKEGAEIDLTSESTAHQWIVDSPDAFCNTTDKKILSQVLKDYDQETKDFYRWEISYSQEELKELINKKLNSDLGDIMDIIALERGKSGRIYRLKIVGSKNELIIGKELEIRRVLSNSHLYSSAFIVNKSVGSNNVPTSFTLKGAGWGHGVGLCQIGAAVMGEQGFDYKEILLHYYKNVEIKKIYNK, from the coding sequence ATGATTAACCATATAGATTATTTCTTACCTGGAGAAGGTTTATTAAATAGCCCAGATACACTTATTAAAGTGGCAAATGAAATAGAAATTACCTCTGTTTATGCATTGATGAAAGACGAGCATCTGGGTTCTGAACTAAATAAAAAGAATATAAAAGTTGTTTGTTTTCACGACTTTCTTTCTACAGAAATGCTACATCAGTTAGTTGAGTATGCAACATCTCCATATATCTTGTTAAACCTCAAAAATGCATTTATAGAGTGGGGATATAATGCTCTTTCTAGAATGATTCAGGTAGCAAAGGATACTGAAGCAGAAATTGTATATGCCGATCATTACGACATCATTGAAGGAAAAATACAAAAACATCCTCTTATAAACTATCACATAGGAAGTGTTAGAGATGATTTTGACTTTGGACAGCTTGTTCTTATCAAGACTCAAGCATTGAAAGAATTCCTCTATTCTAGCAAAGAAGAAAGCTATAAGTATGCAGGGTGGTACTCATTCCGCTTGTTTGCTGGAGCTAACAACAAAATTATTCATATTGATGAATACCTCTATACTAAGATAGAAACGGACAACAGAAAGAGTGGAGAGAAGCAATTTGACTATGTGAATGCGGCTTTTAGAGAAATACAAATTGATATGGAAAAGGCTTTTACGGCATTTCTTGATAAACAAAAACTGCTTGTAAACATAGCAAATTATCAGCCCATTCAATTTAATGATTATCATTTTAACCTCGAAGCATCGGTTATTATTCCTGTTTTTAATAGAGAAAAAACTATATCAGATGCTGTTCTTTCTGCCTTAAACCAGCAAACAAGTTTTGGGTTTAACGTGATTGTTATTGACAATCATTCTACAGATGGAACAACAAAGATATTATCTGAACTATCAAAGAGTTATCTAAATTTAGTTCATCTTATACCTGAAAGATTTGATTTAGGTATTGGAGGCTGTTGGAACTATGCAATTAACTCAACTCATTGTGGTAAATTTGCAGTACAACTAGATAGCGACGACCTTTACTCTAGTAGCTCTACACTTCAAAAAGTCATAGATGCTTTCTACAAGCAAAAAGCTGCAATGATTATAGGTAGCTACAGAATATGCAACTTTGAACTAGAAACTTTACCTCCAGGTCTCATCGATCATAAGGAATGGACAGACAATAATGGCAGTAACAATGCTCTAAGAATAAATGGTTTAGGTGCTCCTAGAGCTTTTTATACACCTATCTTGCGTGAAATAGGCTTTCCTAACACTAGTTATGGAGAAGACTATGCCGTGGGATTACGTATTTCTCGTGATTATAAGATAGGTAGAATATACGACGAACTCTATCTATGCAGACGATGGGGAGGAAACTCTGATTCAGCCTTAAGCATTGAAAAGGTAAATGCTAACAACCTATATAAAGACAAAATTAGAACTATTGAGATATTAGCTCGTTTAAATAAGAATACAAGCAATAATAATTCTCTGGTTAATAGTAGCTTAAAAAGATTCTTTAATCAACAACTTTCACATTGGAAAGAAGTTGAAAACCGATATAAAAAGCTTTCTGAAATAGAAATAAAAACCTTAGAAATAGGGGAGAATTATGTAAAATTACAACATAATCCAAGTAGACTTGTATCTACAGGAGCTAGTATTTCTAAAGCAGATATTGAGCAACGTCCTTGTTTTCTATGTAAGAAACAACGCCCAGAAGAACAATTAGTAAAGCAATTTGATAGTAGATTTGAGATTTTGGTGAATCCTTTCCCGATTCTTCCTATCCACTTTACAATCGCATCTACACAGCATCAACCGCAAAGGATCTATTCTAATATTGACGAAGTATATCATTTCCTTTGTGAATTTCCAGAGATGATGTTGTTTTATAATGGACCTCTAAGCGGTGCTTCTGCGCCCGATCACTTGCATTTTCAAGCGGGAACAAATGGTATTTTACCTTTACAAAACGATTGGAATAGGCTTAAAAACGATATAAAACCGCTTGTATCGGTTAATGAACAAGAACAATTAGGTTTTATCAATACATTTATTATTCCTGTTTTTGTCATAAAATATCAACAAAGACAATCACAAGTTGAGTTGTTCAAACTTTTATATAATAGCTTAAAGGCAACACAAGCAGAAACAGAAGAGCCAATGATGAATATCGTTTCTTGGCGAACAGAAAAAGAATTTATAACAATTGTTATCCCAAGAGAAAAGCATAGACCTGAATGTTATTATGCAAAAGATAGCCTTCAGCATATGATTAGTCCTGGAGCTCTTGATATGTCAGGTTTAATTATCACTCCTAGAAAGGAGGATTTTGAAACGCTTTCAGCTACAGAAGCTGTTAGTATTATTCAAGAATGTGGTTTTACAAGTGAGAAAGCAAATCATATATGCGATGTAATCGAAAGAAACAAACATTTGAAATCCACTTCTTTATCAACAGAATTGTTATCTGAACAGCCTACTATCTCTGTAGGAATTCTTTGCGACAAACAAATAGATATTATTCTAAATGATGTTTATACAGCCAAAGGACAATCAGCCCAAGGCATACAAAGTCTTATTTTTGATGATGGAGGAATACTTTGGAATGATAAGAATTATCAAGAAATTACTTTCCATCCACAAACTTCTAATGCTTCATTTACGCTAAAGAATGTTTCAATAGGCATCAACTTCCACTGGGAAAGAAAAGAAGAACAAACCTTTGAAGGCGCTTTAAAGTTGATAATTGATTCTGATAAGATATGGGCTATCAACATTTTACCTCTAGAAAATTATCTATCTTCGGTTATTTCTAGCGAAATGAGCGCAATGTCATCATTAGAATTACTGAAAGCACATTCTGTTATTTCAAGAAGCTGGTTATTAAATCAAATCGAAAAACATAACCAATCAAAAAGCGAACAGAGCAACAATTTCTTTTCATTTACAAAAACTGATAAGGAAATTGTTCGTTGGTATGACAGAGAAGACCATTCTTTATTTGACGTTTGTGCCGACGATCATTGTCAAAGATACCAAGGGATATCAAAAGGAATTACTCCTAATGTAGCTAAAGCAATTAAAGAAACAACAGGAGAAGTATTGCTTTCAAACAATGAAATATGCGATGCTAGATTTAGTAAATGCTGCGGTGGTGCAACAGAAGAATATCAATATTGCTGGGACAACAATTCTAAAGATTATCTTATTGCACTGAAAGATGACAAAGAAGGCGCAGAAATTGATTTAACTTCTGAGTCAACCGCACATCAATGGATAGTTGATTCTCCTGATGCTTTCTGCAATACAACAGATAAAAAGATTCTATCTCAAGTATTAAAAGATTACGATCAAGAAACAAAAGATTTCTATAGATGGGAGATTAGCTATTCTCAAGAAGAACTAAAAGAACTCATTAATAAAAAACTAAATAGCGATTTAGGAGATATTATGGACATCATTGCTCTAGAAAGAGGTAAAAGTGGACGTATTTATAGATTAAAGATAGTTGGTTCTAAGAATGAACTGATTATAGGAAAAGAGCTTGAAATTCGTAGAGTTCTTAGCAATTCTCACCTTTATAGCTCTGCTTTCATCGTTAACAAATCTGTAGGTTCCAACAATGTTCCAACTTCTTTTACTCTTAAAGGAGCAGGGTGGGGACATGGAGTAGGATTATGTCAGATAGGAGCAGCAGTGATGGGAGAACAAGGATTTGATTATAAAGAAATCTTACTACATTACTATAAGAATGTAGAGATTAAGAAAATATATAATAAATAA